The Faecalibacter sp. LW9 genome has a segment encoding these proteins:
- a CDS encoding GLPGLI family protein, giving the protein MKKLLFTALFSATALLNAQDKIIVEYRQVNEYDEEKQKQFNAELAQKGINIGSMEMPKIFYQLEVNQNLLNYDKIESVNNNQGAGGGGFSIHVGGEFKNTTSTITEQKFKQEVVLDGKKYTVVTPYKNYNWKITDIEDTILGYKVIKAVGEINGNKVAAWYAPDLPINAGPNQINGLPGLVLKSASEMGGKMGLIMNFTAEKINKNPKKFTKIKPFTSPEISQEEFKKLQDESRKKMLESFSGGVDIK; this is encoded by the coding sequence ATGAAGAAATTATTATTCACAGCTCTATTTTCAGCTACAGCTTTACTTAATGCACAAGATAAAATTATTGTGGAATATCGTCAAGTTAATGAATATGACGAAGAGAAGCAAAAGCAATTTAATGCCGAATTAGCACAAAAAGGTATAAATATCGGTTCTATGGAAATGCCGAAGATCTTTTATCAATTAGAGGTTAATCAAAATCTTTTAAATTACGATAAAATCGAATCGGTGAACAATAACCAAGGTGCAGGAGGCGGTGGTTTTTCTATTCATGTAGGAGGAGAGTTTAAAAATACGACATCTACCATTACTGAACAAAAATTTAAGCAAGAAGTCGTATTAGATGGAAAAAAATATACCGTAGTAACACCTTATAAAAACTATAATTGGAAAATAACGGATATTGAAGATACAATTTTGGGATATAAAGTAATTAAAGCAGTTGGAGAAATAAACGGAAATAAAGTTGCAGCATGGTATGCACCAGATTTACCAATTAACGCTGGACCTAATCAGATTAATGGACTTCCTGGGTTAGTTTTAAAATCAGCGTCTGAAATGGGCGGTAAAATGGGATTAATTATGAATTTTACGGCAGAAAAGATCAATAAAAATCCTAAAAAGTTCACTAAAATTAAACCCTTTACTTCGCCAGAAATATCACAAGAGGAATTTAAAAAATTACAAGACGAATCTCGAAAAAAGATGTTAGAATCTTTTAGTGGTGGAGTAGATATAAAATAA
- a CDS encoding Cof-type HAD-IIB family hydrolase, whose protein sequence is MPIESIFFDFDGTLQGFENHTISDSTKEALYILKQNHYKVFIATGRNRIDMPRDVLSFGFDGFINNNGAMCSDAELNSFYVEYIAERDIQAMIEYDSIQPIAFSLMTEKGFAINRINEYVEKAFEYFGMNVPELIDFETVTFNQVMQMNIFVNEEQEKLLMQEVFKNSESSRWMPYFADVNPKGINKMKGIQRMSQRYHLDLSKTMAFGDGGNDVPMLQGCTIGMAMGNAKDDVKEIADYVTTSADDDGIWKALKYYKLI, encoded by the coding sequence ATGCCTATTGAAAGTATTTTTTTTGATTTTGACGGAACATTACAAGGGTTCGAAAATCATACGATAAGTGATTCCACAAAAGAAGCTTTATATATTTTGAAGCAAAACCACTATAAAGTATTCATTGCGACAGGGAGAAATCGAATCGATATGCCAAGAGATGTTTTATCTTTTGGATTTGATGGATTCATTAATAATAATGGTGCCATGTGTTCGGATGCTGAATTAAATTCATTTTATGTCGAATATATTGCGGAACGTGATATACAAGCGATGATAGAATACGACTCGATTCAACCAATCGCTTTTTCCTTAATGACAGAAAAAGGGTTTGCCATCAATCGCATCAACGAATATGTGGAAAAAGCTTTTGAATATTTTGGAATGAATGTACCTGAATTGATCGATTTTGAAACGGTGACATTCAATCAAGTGATGCAGATGAATATTTTTGTCAATGAAGAACAAGAAAAATTATTGATGCAAGAAGTTTTTAAAAACAGTGAATCCTCTCGTTGGATGCCCTATTTCGCCGATGTAAATCCAAAAGGAATCAATAAAATGAAAGGTATCCAACGTATGTCCCAACGATACCATTTGGATTTATCCAAAACCATGGCTTTTGGCGATGGTGGAAACGATGTTCCAATGTTGCAAGGGTGTACAATTGGTATGGCCATGGGAAATGCCAAAGATGACGTAAAAGAAATCGCAGATTATGTGACAACTTCGGCAGATGATGATGGGATTTGGAAGGCGTTAAAATATTACAAATTAATTTAG
- the lat gene encoding L-lysine 6-transaminase, with translation MNTTTTTMTVHERLGQHILADGYPIVMDIEKSHGSYLVDDKGDEYLDMFSMFASTAIGYNHPHIVKHLEFLGKNAINKPAMSDIYTKDYAEFVETFSRVAMPKELQYCFFISGGALAVENALKAAFDWKTKLNLSKGIETEASDVIHFKQAFHGRSGYTLSLTNTKDPRKYEYFPKFDRPRIENPKINFPETDENIAQTKQTEQIAIDQIKAALTERQNKVACIIIETIQGEGGDNYFRPEFLQMLRDICDQEEILLIFDEVQTGMGMTGKMWAFQHYDVIPDIISFGKKTQVCGILANKEKLDIVPNNVFKESSRINSTFGGNYIDMLRFKLILEVIEQEKLVENAAEKGAYILDRLNDIEKHTNKIKNIRGKGLFIAFDFDNDQSRTDFITKCFEQKLILLPCGETSVRFRPHLNVSFSEVNQALEVVKKALI, from the coding sequence ATGAATACAACCACAACGACTATGACAGTTCACGAAAGATTAGGTCAACATATCCTTGCCGATGGTTATCCAATAGTTATGGATATTGAAAAATCACATGGATCGTACCTTGTTGATGATAAAGGGGATGAATATTTGGATATGTTCTCAATGTTTGCCTCTACAGCAATTGGATACAATCACCCTCATATTGTAAAGCATTTGGAATTTTTAGGCAAAAATGCCATCAATAAACCGGCAATGTCCGATATCTATACAAAAGATTATGCCGAGTTTGTAGAAACCTTTTCACGCGTGGCAATGCCGAAGGAATTACAATATTGTTTCTTCATTTCAGGAGGTGCCTTAGCGGTAGAAAATGCATTGAAAGCAGCTTTTGACTGGAAAACTAAATTAAATTTATCAAAAGGGATTGAAACTGAAGCAAGTGATGTTATTCACTTCAAACAAGCATTTCACGGACGTTCAGGATATACATTATCTTTAACCAATACAAAGGATCCACGTAAATACGAATACTTTCCAAAATTTGATAGGCCTCGTATCGAGAACCCAAAGATCAATTTCCCAGAAACAGACGAAAACATCGCGCAAACAAAACAAACAGAACAAATTGCTATTGATCAAATCAAGGCTGCTTTAACGGAACGCCAAAATAAAGTCGCTTGTATTATCATCGAAACGATACAAGGAGAAGGTGGTGATAATTATTTCCGTCCTGAATTTTTACAAATGTTACGTGACATTTGTGATCAAGAAGAAATCTTATTAATTTTTGATGAGGTGCAAACAGGTATGGGAATGACAGGAAAAATGTGGGCTTTTCAACATTATGATGTGATTCCAGACATAATTTCTTTCGGAAAGAAAACACAAGTATGTGGAATCTTAGCGAACAAAGAAAAGTTAGATATCGTACCGAACAATGTTTTTAAAGAATCTAGTCGTATCAACTCTACTTTTGGTGGAAATTACATCGATATGCTGCGTTTCAAACTAATTTTAGAGGTTATTGAACAAGAAAAATTAGTAGAAAATGCCGCTGAAAAAGGAGCGTATATCCTTGATCGATTAAATGACATTGAAAAACACACCAACAAAATAAAAAATATCAGAGGCAAAGGTTTGTTTATCGCTTTTGATTTTGATAACGACCAATCTCGTACAGATTTTATTACGAAGTGCTTCGAACAAAAGTTAATTCTCTTACCGTGTGGAGAAACTTCTGTACGTTTCCGTCCTCACCTTAATGTTTCTTTTTCTGAAGTAAATCAAGCGTTAGAAGTCGTAAAGAAAGCATTAATTTAA
- a CDS encoding aldehyde dehydrogenase family protein: protein MLVNEKKTLGLLDKNLGTSTGQEWFGNGEYITSYSPVDGKVIGEVSSTTREEYEKVITKAEQAFKEWRLIPAPKRGEIVRQLGEKLRQYKEDLGKLVSYEMGKSLQEGYGEVQEMIDICDFAVGLSRQLYGLTIHSERPSHRMYEQYHPLGIVGVITAFNFPVAVWSWNTCLALVCGDVMVWKPSEKTPLCAIACQNILAEVLKANNLPEGISNVVSGGREVGEWLAEDERVPLISATGSTRMGREVNEVVARRLGKTLLELGGNNAIIVTPDADLKITLTGAVFGAVGTAGQRCTTTRRLIVHESVYDQVKEGLVNAYGQLKIGNPLDASNHIGPLIDQDAVRNYLMALEKIKDQGGNIIVEGGVLETEEYASGCYVKPVIAEVTNDLEIVQTETFAPILYLIKYSGDVLNAIEIQNGVKQGLSSAIMTTNLREAELFLSHQGSDCGIANVNIGTSGAEIGGAFGGEKETGGGRESGSDAWKIYMRRQTNTINYSTELPLAQGIQFNF from the coding sequence ATGTTAGTAAACGAGAAAAAGACCCTTGGATTATTAGATAAAAATTTAGGAACATCAACAGGCCAAGAATGGTTTGGAAACGGGGAATATATCACTTCATATTCGCCAGTCGATGGAAAAGTAATCGGGGAAGTTTCTTCTACGACTCGTGAAGAGTATGAAAAAGTAATTACAAAAGCTGAACAAGCATTTAAAGAATGGCGTTTAATTCCAGCTCCTAAACGTGGAGAAATTGTAAGACAATTGGGAGAGAAATTACGTCAATATAAAGAAGACTTAGGAAAATTAGTTTCTTACGAGATGGGAAAATCCTTACAGGAAGGATATGGTGAAGTACAAGAAATGATCGATATCTGTGATTTTGCTGTAGGATTATCACGTCAATTATATGGTTTAACCATTCATTCAGAGCGTCCTTCACACCGCATGTACGAACAATATCATCCACTTGGAATTGTAGGTGTAATTACTGCGTTTAATTTCCCCGTAGCCGTTTGGTCATGGAATACTTGCTTAGCATTGGTATGTGGAGATGTAATGGTGTGGAAACCAAGTGAAAAAACACCTTTATGTGCTATTGCTTGTCAAAATATTTTAGCAGAAGTTTTAAAAGCAAATAATTTACCGGAAGGAATTTCAAATGTAGTATCAGGCGGAAGAGAGGTAGGGGAATGGTTAGCAGAAGACGAAAGAGTTCCGTTAATTTCTGCGACAGGTTCTACGCGAATGGGACGTGAAGTCAACGAAGTTGTAGCCCGTCGATTAGGAAAAACTTTATTAGAATTAGGAGGAAACAACGCCATTATCGTTACACCAGATGCAGATTTGAAAATTACTTTAACAGGTGCTGTTTTTGGAGCTGTCGGTACTGCTGGTCAACGTTGTACAACAACTCGTCGATTAATTGTTCACGAATCAGTTTATGATCAAGTGAAAGAAGGTTTAGTAAATGCGTATGGACAATTAAAAATTGGAAATCCATTAGACGCATCAAATCATATCGGACCACTAATCGATCAAGATGCTGTAAGAAATTATTTAATGGCTTTAGAAAAAATTAAAGATCAGGGGGGCAATATCATTGTGGAAGGTGGTGTTTTAGAAACCGAAGAATATGCAAGTGGATGCTATGTAAAACCGGTGATTGCAGAGGTTACGAATGATTTAGAAATTGTACAAACGGAAACGTTCGCTCCAATATTATATTTAATTAAATATTCAGGTGATGTCTTAAATGCCATTGAAATTCAAAATGGCGTAAAACAAGGGCTTTCTTCAGCCATCATGACCACAAATTTACGTGAAGCCGAATTATTCTTATCCCACCAAGGATCAGATTGTGGAATTGCCAATGTTAATATCGGTACTTCTGGAGCAGAAATCGGTGGAGCATTCGGTGGAGAAAAAGAAACGGGTGGAGGTCGCGAATCCGGGTCTGATGCTTGGAAAATATACATGCGTCGTCAAACCAATACCATTAACTATTCGACAGAATTACCTTTGGCACAAGGCATTCAATTTAACTTCTAA